The following are encoded in a window of Chryseobacterium sp. genomic DNA:
- the groES gene encoding co-chaperone GroES — protein MSVNFKPLADRVLIEPNAAETTTASGIIIPDTAKEKPQEGTVIAVGNGKKDEPMTVKTGDRVLYGKYSGSELKLDGKDYLIVKESDLLGILG, from the coding sequence ATGTCAGTAAATTTCAAACCATTAGCAGACCGCGTTCTTATTGAACCAAACGCTGCGGAAACAACAACTGCATCAGGTATCATCATTCCCGATACAGCTAAAGAAAAACCACAGGAAGGGACAGTAATCGCTGTTGGAAACGGTAAAAAAGACGAACCAATGACCGTTAAAACGGGCGACAGAGTGCTTTACGGAAAGTATTCAGGTTCAGAACTTAAACTGGATGGTAAAGATTACCTTATCGTAAAGGAATCTGACTTATTGGGAATTCTGGGATAG